A genomic stretch from Hermetia illucens chromosome 7, iHerIll2.2.curated.20191125, whole genome shotgun sequence includes:
- the LOC119661033 gene encoding GIGYF family protein CG11148, with product MTDSMKFGPEWLRNMSSDNSGGSGTGSTLSSGNSGGPGSGNNSNNSTNISTSGSNTTTFGGTNLASLAPRFQQAEFRYGREEMLSLCQKDMKLPEILPSFKKLFVEKEQLPLALSPSTEDENMFSFTPRSSWSLRSPVSLAPPTRMGRGGSVDRGRGRPRISGSLGFSIRPPCDEIGLRIGGRGVDRVWPERNGGNDIGSVPGDWNGSPSSSPRKEYNTHGRSSTMENWRRNRIDDDTGEGWRSSTNNSGTGSSYRWSRSTSWRDEDSTNPFVSSGGGSSGGGGGMAPVTRSFSSSASVGHSSAGGGVLERMNSLTSNGGGYKPPSQTNNSHDPSSSNSSSGVGGAAVSRSDGNNASNGSSNTVGSQATRGNAIWDQEDIPEWAMENTAEGGGSFDATGAFHVPNDDEDEGGGNSNDRHQIYKSAVEPSPPSETSRTQAAPLNGQKASSLASKNASESKSETERRISESRTIETEEPVSSNPFAALIKKNSNPKTSDSSINQKPSQIETTDMSNPAIPMASTQNQPDQIQQQQLQDHQQTASSIANSNAAQAMSAIFKSITDQSTNKNTSAELADRMQEVADDMVEKLIMDDEMTSTASPGETTSTAAQVPLMKSTVTSSSPTGPVGLQRPIQVHGHPMMVPQPQPTPSNELWYYRDPQNKIQGPFTGAEMAEWYRSDYFDESLYVRRVCDSRFATLGELVKMCGNSMPFLSSHLIPPLQIAPVMPLGNQPANVVPPGPPSVNVNQTKPINLVNPMLNTSDMAASLNLHLQYLQKEYLIRQHSLILSKLSTSEQFALMSPERQQQIIQQQMTQVSLPDNIVSLPAFINSYYGGANPSTFPMQQMMPGSSNNGSAPPKTDLSQVKMPGGHNPFAAASGARADFSLIPQLHNLMQGANTAQPPMAPTPQHQNSVNADDPIKALLRQLQAPKGAMPLNVGSVFSQNVIPGLQQMPWPTSSGNNSAGPVSMWDFDPVAANVHAGIKPEMKTEQQILEEQRQQQQQQQQPPPLLPEKQQNDGKKFSVDAPSIPNKTALQPPSQQKAVSQTQQREQSQPPSQPQQSQPPPQQQQQRASKKSEDKPKSVTSSDDTSKTNNKSDETLKKSNKSNKSEKKDSSKSQKQQNEEDRKREAAEERKKQKEEKKKQQMEEERKRQQQLQEEEKRRQMLEEKKRQEEIDRHRRAKMLENAPQKLQKSANNATDSLSSTRSSVAPWSNSGLPGIATPAASLAEIQKAERERRYEERLELMNQRKIQQMEMLSKVETPLTWNAPSISVKSLAEIQAEEHKQQLAFEQAVAAAEQRRKKDDHLTSSQSSSSFYGGQTGTISNVPSGSGVSAQSSTSVGSIWSSWNGKPAWSTTSSAGFWEEPAKIPTSMTGSGSSSLVNASGGASKQNSSNSLAPSGNSTGGGNRILSKSQTFSNIQTSAKNNQQSAASNLHSATSGDSRSSSNVTQGSGVKSGAGKVVANKAGGSGKGGSASNVSSGTGQNSAGGGGNNKKDDARNEFTSWCIKALSSMKSTVDVPTFIQFLQDIESPYEVKDYIRIYLGETKECTEFAKQFLERRSKYKNQQRAQNAHIDDMCSPAPAINPSSNDFQEVKGKGKKVKKNKMTKLDARILGFSVTAAQDRINVGDRDYGDAA from the exons ATGACTGATTCAATGAAATTCGGACCCGAATGGCTACGTAATATGTCAAGTGATAATTCCGGTGGTAGTGGCACAGGCTCAACATTAAGTTCAGGCAATAGTGGAGGTCCTGGTAGCGGTAATAACAGTAACAATTCAACAAATATATCAACATCAGGCAGTAATACCACAACGTTTGGTGGTACAAATCTTGCATCGCTTGCGCCACGCTTTCAACAAGCCGAATTTCGTTATGGTCGCGAAGAGATGCTATCATTATGTcaaaaagatatgaagttaccggAGATATTGCCCAGTTTTAAAAAgttatttgttgaaaaggaaCAACTACCATTGGCTCTGTCGCCCAGTACAGAAGATGAGAATATGTTTTCCTTCACA CCCCGCTCATCATGGTCGCTACGAAGTCCTGTTAGTTTAGCACCGCCAACGCGTATGGGACGTGGTGGATCAGTGGATCGGGGGCGTGGACGACCACGTATATCTGGATCTCTGGGCTTTTCTATACGACCGCCGTGCGATGAGATTGGTCTACGAATCGGTGGACGG GGTGTAGATCGTGTATGGCCCGAAAGAAACGGAGGAAATGATATAGGCAGTGTACCAGGCGATTGGAACGGTTCTCCATCGTCCAGTCCACGGAAAGAGTACAATACACACGGTCGAAGCTCAACAATGGAGAACTGGCGAAGAAATCGGATTGATGATGATACTGGTGAGGGCTGGCGGTCATCAACAAACAATTCTGGTACTGGCTCGTCGTACAGGTGGT CACGTTCAACTAGCTGGCGAGATGAGGACTCCACCAATCCGTTCGTTAGTAGCGGCGGAGGTAGTTCTGGCGGTGGTGGTGGCATGGCACCAGTAACTCGCTCATTTAGTAGTTCAGCAAGTGTAGGTCATAGTTCTGCTGGCGGTGGAGTTCTAGAGAGGATGAACAGCCTCACTTCGAACGGCGGCGGTTACAAACCACCGTCTCAAACAAATAATTCACATGATCCCTCCAGTTCGAATAGTAGTAGTGGAGTTGGAGGTGCTGCAGTATCCCGATCCGATGGAAATAACGCCAGCAATGGAAGCAGTAACACCGTTGGGTCGCAAGCAACAAGGGGAAATGCAATATGGGACCAAGAAGACATACCTGAATGGGCCATGGAAAACACCGCCGAGGGAGGCGGCAGTTTTGATGCGACTGGCGCCTTTCATGTACCGAACGATGACGAAGATGAGGGCGGCGGAAATTCTAATGATCGTCATCAGATCTATAAATCAGCCGTGGAACCTTCTCCTCCATCGGAAACAAGTCGGACTCAAGCTGCACCATTAAATGGGCAAAAAGCATCCTCATTAGCATCGAAAAATGCATCGGAATCAAAATCGGAAACTGAAAGGCGAATATCTGAATCACGAACCATTGAAACTGAGGAACCAGTGAGTTCCAACCCGTTTGCGGCACTTATAAAAAAGAATAGCAATCCCAAAACATCAGATTCGTCTATCAATCAAAAGCCGTCTCAAATAGAAACTACCGATATGTCTAATCCAGCGATTCCGATGGCATCCACACAAAACCAGCCCGATCAAATCCAACAGCAGCAGCTTCAGGATCATCAACAAACTGCATCCTCAATAGCAAATAGCAATGCCGCGCAAGCTATGTCGGCAATCTTTAAATCTATCACCGACCAATCGACTAACAAAAACACTAGCGCCGAACTAGCTGACAGAATGCAAGAAGTAGCTGATGATATGGTGGAGAAACTAATCATGGATGACGAGATGACGTCTACAGCTTCACCGGGCGAAACTACATCCACCGCCGCTCAAGTTCCTCTAATGAAATCCACAGTGACTTCAAGCTCACCAACTGGACCTGTTGGACTTCAGCGCCCCATTCAGGTTCATGGTCATCCAATGATGGTACCACAGCCGCAACCGACACCCAGCAATGAGCTCTGGTATTATCGCGACCCGCAAAATAAAATCCAAGGACCATTTACGGGGGCCGAAATGGCCGAATGGTATCGTTCGGATTATTTCGATGAAAGCCTATATGTACGACGTGTGTGTGATTCTCGTTTCGCTACCTTAGGTGAGCTCGTTAAGATGTGTGGTAACTCAATGCCATTCCTATCTTCGCATTTAATACCTCCACTGCAAATTGCACCTGTTATGCCGCTAGGCAATCAGCCGGCCAACGTGGTTCCTCCTGGTCCACCATCTGTAAATGTTAATCAAACAAAGCCTATAAATCTTGTCAATCCGATGTTGAATACAAGCGATATGGCCGCATCATTAAATCTGCATTTGCAGTATCTTCAAAAGGAGTACCTGATACGGCAGCACAGTCTGATCCTTAGCAAATTATCAACTTCGGAGCAGTTTGCTCTGATGAGTCCGGAACGGCAACAGCAAATCATCCAGCAACAGATGACGCAAGTCTCTCTCCCAGATAATATTGTAAGCCTGCCAGCGTTTATAAATTCCTACTACGGGGGTGCGAACCCATCAACATTTCCAATGCAACAGATGATGCCTGGTAGTAGCAATAATGGCAGCGCTCCCCCGAAGACTGATTTGAGCCAGGTTAAAATGCCTGGAGGGCACAATCCCTTCGCAGCTGCCAGTGGAGCTCGTGCTGATTTCTCACTCATTCCACAGCTCCACAATTTAATGCAAGGGGCGAATACGGCACAACCACCAATGGCTCCGACACCACAACACCAAAATTCTGTGAATGCAGATGATCCAATTAAGGCACTATTAAGACAACTTCAGGCACCGAAAGGAGCGATGCCTTTGAACGTGGGAAGTGTATTTTCGCAAAATGTGATTCCGGGTCTACAGCAAATGCCATGGCCGACAAGTAGTGGCAATAATTCCGCAGGTCCTGTGAGCATGTGGGACTTCGATCCAGTGGCAGCCAATGTTCATGCAGGTATTAAGCCGGAAATGAAAACCGAACAGCAAATTCTTGAGGAGCAgcggcagcagcagcaacaacaacagcagccaCCGCCTTTGCTAccagaaaaacaacaaaacgaCGGCAAGAAATTCAGTGTAGATGCACCATCTATACCGAACAAAACCGCACTACAACCGCCTTCACAGCAAAAAGCAGTGTCGCAAACTCAGCAAAGGGAGCAGTCTCAGCCTCCCTCCCAACCCCAGCAGTCTCAGCCACCACctcaacagcaacaacagcgTGCATCTAAGAAATCGGAAGACAAGCCCAAATCGGTCACATCATCTGACGACACATCAAAAACGAATAATAAATCTGACGAAACGTTGAAAAAATCGAATAAAAGCAACAAATCGGAGAAGAAGGACTCATCGAAATCGCAGAAGCAACAAAACGAAGAGGATCGCAAACGTGAAGCAGCCGAAGAACGTAAGAAGCAGAAGGAGGAgaagaaaaaacaacaaatggAAGAGGAACGCAAACGGCAACAGCAACTACAGGAAGAAGAAAAACGCCGCCAAATGCTCGAAGAGAAGAAGCGACAGGAAGAAATCGATCGACATCGTCGCGCCAAAATGCTTGAGAATGCCCCACAAAAGCTACAGAAGTCTGCCAATAACGCAACCGATTCACTATCATCCACTCGATCGTCAGTTGCCCCCTGGTCTAATTCTGGATTGCCAGGCATTGCAACTCCTGCTGCTAGTCTAGCGGAAATCCAAAAGGCCGAACGGGAACGTCGCTACGAAGAACGCTTAGAACTTATGAATCAACGAAAAATCCAACAAATGGAAATGCTCTCCAAGGTGGAAACACCGCTAACATGGAATGCACCCTCTATCAGTGTTAAATCTCTTGCCGAAATCCAAGCGGAAGAGCACAAACAACAACTTGCTTTCGAACAAGCTGTGGCAGCGGCTGAACAACGAAGAAAAAAGGACGATCATCTAACTAGTTCACAGTCGTCATCATCATTTTATGGTGGCCAGACCGGTACGATTTCCAATGTACCAAGTGGTAGTGGTGTTTCTGCTCAGAGCTCTACATCAGTCGGCTCAATTTGGTCTTCGTGGAATGGCAAACCAGCGTGGTCGACCACTAGTAGTGCCGGTTTCTGGGAGGAACCAGCAAAAATACCCACTAGTATGACTGGCAGTGGTTCATCGTCGTTAGTAAATGCTTCTGGAGGTGCATCTAAACAAAACAGTTCCAACTCACTCGCTCCTAGTGGGAATAGCACTGGTGGCGGTAATCGCATACTTAGTAAAAGTCAGACTTTTTCCAATATTCAAACGTCTGCTAAAAATAATCAACAAAGTGCTGCCAGTAATTTGCATTCCGCCACTAGTGGGGACAGTAGGAGTTCAAGTAATGTTACGCAAGGATCCGGTGTTAAATCGGGTGCTGGTAAAGTTGTAGCGAATAAGGCCGGCGGTAGCGGTAAAGGTGGATCGGCATCAAATGTTTCATCGGGTACTGGACAGAATAGTGCTGGTGGCGGTGGAAATAATAAGAAGGACGACGCCCGAAATGAGTTCACTAGTTGGTGTATTAAGGCATTGTCCTCGATGAAAAGCACCGTTGATG TTCCAACTTTCATACAATTCTTGCAAGATATCGAGTCTCCATATGAAGTGAAGGATTATATTCGAATATATTTAG GGGAAACAAAGGAATGTACTGAGTTTGCTAAGCAATTTTTAGAGCGTCGTAGTAAATATAAAAATCAACAACGTGCACAAAATGCTCATATCGATGATATGTGCTCACCAGCGCCAGCAATTAATCCGTCATCAAATGATTTTCAGGAAGTTAAG GGTAAAGGCAAGAAGGTGAAAAAGAACAAAATGACAAAGTTGGACGCTCGAATCTTAGGCTTCTCCGTAACGGCCGCCCAAGATCGAATCAATGTTGGCGATCGGGACTATGGTGATGCTGCATAG